The nucleotide sequence GTTCCTACATGTCTTGGTACGTAAACCAACCCATGCAAGCATTTATGTGcatgtgtttatatttgtgtaGTCTGTCTCCCAGGTAACAGGGATACAGCGTCCCCAAAGCACGTGGTTCAACAAGTCCCTTCCTTGGCTATGAACTCTGGACAGATGATCCCCTTAGATGCTCGCACAGCAAAGACTGGTATAATCACCCCCATTCTCTGCTCTCTTGATGCTTCTCTCCAGTAATAAAAGTCATACTTTAAGGAAACAATATCCTGCAGCCATAAAAAGTCCTTCTCTCAGCATGAAGTGGCCATAAAAAAGGCTCTCACCTCCCAAATCTGTAGTGCACAGAGCCTACCCCCCATTTACACAGCAacagacgcacacacatttaaacacacGCACACCCTTCAGCGTCATTTCAGGACTAAAGTAGGTCCATCTCTCACTTTGACATGTAGTACATGTGGGAAGAATCTAAGGAGTGCTCAGACTGATGAAATGGACAAAAGCAAGCACAAAATATCAAGAGCCCAGTCACAATTTCATAGGAAAGTAACACAAATCACAGTACAGTTATACACAAGAGAGAGCATTTTTGCTGCCACAGTAATGATACAGAGTCATAAAAAACATGACCACTAGCACCAATTCTCATGAAGTGATTACTATTGTTAccattatataaatatataaatctgAATCATTAGTCGTACAATCTAGAGATTTGAGGGATCCGATTTGCTTCCAAATCGGATGTTGCTTCCAGTTTCCCATCTTGAGTTTTACAAGTGTACAAGCTTGGACGAGCATCTGAAAGTCCTGCATGTGAGAAAGCACTGTGTCAAATTCATTCAcccttccaaaaaaaaaaaaatcgtctGTCTTTTCTTCTTTGATCAGTAAAGAGAGATTGTGAGACAAGTTCCCAAATTAGTACTTTTCCGAGTCACACATGAGTATTGTTTTGGTGCAAATGGAGAAAGAAAATTAGACTGTTCTCTCTGCACACTGCTTCACCATGCTGAACCACATGGCCACCATCAATCTGTCAttcactgaaatgaaaaaagacaGGCTCTAGtacaatattaatattaataataatacatttacaATTATAGACATACACATTCAAATAAACTGTTACTGTACAATAAGATGAGTCAGCTTGTAGACACTGAAGCTCCTCTGCTGTtgcgttttctttctttttttgtctttgtgggACTCAAACGATGAAGTATGGGCcattttcatggctgaaaggcCAGCGTCTAAACAGACCATGGGAAGACAAATGACATGAGTCACCTCTTCAATCTCTGACTTGGCATTTTGAGAATAACAGCGTctacaaaaagaaaatagatCCCAGATGATGGACTTaaaaaaagagggggggggCGTAAACAGAATCTCTGGGAGAGTTGCACaaggagcaaaaacaaaagctcGAACAACAGGAGTGGGCGAAGGGACAGGCTCGCCATCTTGAGTCCTGGATGAGTAAAAGCCGCTCGAACTAAGGGGGGAACAGACTGACGTCTACTTGCACACATTGACCCACTCTGTGTGACGACACTCCTCGCACAGCACGTAACAACACCAGTGAAATCTGCAATTACAGCGCTCGCTGCGCGTCTGTTTCAGGATGTTGTGTCCACGGCCGCAGCACAGCGAGCTGCAGCTGTCTGTGCTGTAGCTAGTTTTGTTGCAGATCCGTCCGTGTGTTCCCGGAGAGTCTATGGACGCGTCGTGCTCACAAAAGTCAGGAGACTTCTCAAAGTACACCAGCTCTCTGGACATGATTCGACGACGTCCTCCGCCGAGACCCCCTTGGGTTCCACTGGCGCCGTTTTCTGTCCGAGGGTTGAAGACCCCATTATTCTTGTTCTGAGAGTTGACAAAAATGGCTGTCAGGAACTTTTCTTTGAGTATGGAGCCCACGAGCCGGAACTCTGGAGACACATGCCAGCAGGTCTTAAACTGACAGCTCCCTGATGTGCCGTGACATTTGCATTTCCTTGTCATGTTGTCAGTCACTATCTGTGTAAAGAATAACACTGTAAGCaaactccaacaacaaccaaaatcATAATGAGTGAGTGCTGAAGCTCGGAGGGACAACAGCTGAAAAGCACAATATTCACCTGTCGTCCCACACGGTTGTTATGTATCCTCATGCGGGCGTGGATATCTCTTGGAGACCCCCGGGAGTCGAGCCAGTCCCTGGAAAAGCGATCCCCGAAACGGATGTCATGACTGCACCCCCCCCACTCCCAGGTGTCTTGCATAGAGCTTAGCTCATCCGGTAAGGGCTTGAGAAGGGCTGAGGGGTGGGCTGAGTGCAGGTTAGGTGGCAGGCTGCCATGATGACCATTCAGCTCTGAGGGTAATGACCGTGTTAAGTCGATGCCTGCCCCACCCTTCTGAAGcgtctgcagctgcagctgtgtgAGTTTCAGCCGGATCTTGTCATCGTCCTGGCGACGCTTGGCCTCGCAGCCACACCCCCGCAACTTGCCCATGCTGCAAGCCGAGGCCACAGAGTGAGCCACGCCCGCCGCCAGCAGGGCCAGAGAGAAGGCACTCTCCCGAAAACCTAGGAGCAAGAGGAACACACTCAGAGAGGTTGAAACCATAAAGACTGCAGCTCTACAAATGTCATTTACCTGCGTACAGCGCAATCTGTATTCTCATACCTGCACTTTTCTACCATAAACCCCAGGATCACATACTGACTATCATTAGCCTGCCTCAGACTCTCACCCctgttgaggatggagttgtgGTGCGGCAGCTTGCCAAAGCCCTCCAGCGAGGAGCAGTTCCAGCGCTGGTCCCGGAGTTGGTGCTGGCATTCATGGATGGCCACTTGGATCCCCTGCAGAGCAGATGCTGTCACATCAGGGTTCCTCACACACATCCGCATCTGACGTTTACTGAGGCCTGCCAGCCTGAGGCACACAGAGTTAGGGGTTAGCACTGGATCTCCTGCCACCTTCAGGCTGAGGATATCATTACACAGCACCCTGCAGGGAGAGTGGAAGAAAGAGTGGGGGAGTgagatggtggtggtggggggtgtCATCGGAGATGGTCAACAGTTCATTAGTCAAGCCCAGAGGAGTATGAGGCAATGGGAGGGGGTTCAGTACACTTAAGAAAAATACAAACCAATAAATAATTAAGAGAGATATGATATAATTTATTCTTTATGGGAAATACACCTACCAATAAAATGCATCCAAAAGTATTTGCTGCactgtttgtgctccagtgtcAGTTGGTTAAAGGAGGGAAAATATAATTCTAAACAGATTATCCAGCTGAGAAGTAtcaaaaacagatttaatgGCCAAATGCATCTTATAAAGAAATAACGAGATTGAAAGTGAAATCATTTTGGAATTATTTTGACTCGTTTAAAGCTAAACCACTCAATTAACACtgattgcacttttttttatttaactttacaCGAAACCAGACTTCGAAATACAATGACTAATAATtcgttttttatgtttttctttgttttgttttgttttaaaatagctaaattattcatttaaataGTAACCTATGCAAAGGACTTCCCGCAACTCTGCCGAATCGCGTGCAGCCACAGTCTGCAACTCTCCTGGCGCTTTCAAGTGCACTTACGTGATTGCAGGTGACATAAGTGCTGCTGCCAAAATCAGGAATTGGTCCCAACGGAGTTTGTTTGATAGCTCCATTTTGTTGAGCGTCTTTCGCGACGTGACATTAAAACACTGGTAGTGATGGTCCGCGTCGAATAAGAAAATCGAAAGGACGATGTCTGCAGTATTATCGATGCACCGCCAAACGACCGAGGAGTGAAGACGGAGAACAGAGGAGGTCGGAGGAGAGAATAaagtggaggaggaggggggagagggggGAGAAAGAGGGGAGGGGAGTAGATGCCTCTACAGGCGGCTGTTTGCAAAATATTGGCTAGGATGAGAACTGGATCACCAGTTGATACTTTAATTATTCGATAACGGGATCATTCACCCAAGCGTAAAATGACGTCTCCAACATTTTACGCACAAGCACTTTACAAGCATTGCGGGACAGCGATTTCGAATTAAGCAGGTATTTAGAAATACTGGATCCAATGATCATATTTAtaaggataaaaaaaattacatatttatatatgcaTGTACTTGTTCCTACTCTCTGTTGGTGTGATGGGAGGAATAAGGTAATTTGGTCCTACATTTTGGGGGAGAACAAAGAAATCCTCGATGAGATGAAATATGGAAACTCAAGGAAGATTTTGTTCATAAAGCGGTGAgttattttaaataatgaaGGGGGAGGGGAGAGCTGCTGGTTCCACTGTACGACAGGGAGGCAGCAGCAGGCAGGCGGCTCCGCTAACAGACCCTACAACAatactgtttttaagtcttgtgcTCCCCCTTCCTCCCACCTCCATCAGAGCGGCTGTGCCTCATTGTTGTGCTTGAAACAACTTCACTTTGTCAATCTAAAGTCTTTATTTCAAAGCaacgaaagaaaaaaaaaacccgcaCAAATGCACAAATGGCTAGAGTAACAGACTGTTATTTACAATGTTTTGCAATTACGACCTCTGACAAAACTCTAATGACAAATAATTTTTAGGGATTCAAAAGAACTGACAGACTAAAACACCTTATTGGAGACAACATATCTATTAAAATTCTTTTCTGTGGTCACTGTTGAGTAAGCTTATGTAGCAAGTTGCCCGGGCCTTCTGTGTGGACACGAATCAATCGGTATATCTATTCAGGTTATCCAAAATTAAACATAACATTGCTGCTGGGTGCGAAAGGTGCTTGTGTGCTACTTTCATAAAATTAAGTTAAAACCCCCCTCGAACACGGTTCGCTTAGTGACACCAATTCA is from Oreochromis niloticus isolate F11D_XX linkage group LG20, O_niloticus_UMD_NMBU, whole genome shotgun sequence and encodes:
- the wnt10b gene encoding protein Wnt-10b isoform X4 encodes the protein MELSNKLRWDQFLILAAALMSPAITLAGLSKRQMRMCVRNPDVTASALQGIQVAIHECQHQLRDQRWNCSSLEGFGKLPHHNSILNRGFRESAFSLALLAAGVAHSVASACSMGKLRGCGCEAKRRQDDDKIRLKLTQLQLQTLQKGGAGIDLTRSLPSELNGHHGSLPPNLHSAHPSALLKPLPDELSSMQDTWEWGGCSHDIRFGDRFSRDWLDSRGSPRDIHARMRIHNNRVGRQIVTDNMTRKCKCHGTSGSCQFKTCWHVSPEFRLVGSILKEKFLTAIFVNSQNKNNGVFNPRTENGASGTQGGLGGGRRRIMSRELVYFEKSPDFCEHDASIDSPGTHGRICNKTSYSTDSCSSLCCGRGHNILKQTRSERCNCRFHWCCYVLCEECRHTEWVNVCK
- the wnt10b gene encoding protein Wnt-10b isoform X1; this translates as MRRGCGRPEDDEVMEMLGGHGHCDAGWLLLRSCHLAKRVLCNDILSLKVAGDPVLTPNSVCLRLAGLSKRQMRMCVRNPDVTASALQGIQVAIHECQHQLRDQRWNCSSLEGFGKLPHHNSILNRGFRESAFSLALLAAGVAHSVASACSMGKLRGCGCEAKRRQDDDKIRLKLTQLQLQTLQKGGAGIDLTRSLPSELNGHHGSLPPNLHSAHPSALLKPLPDELSSMQDTWEWGGCSHDIRFGDRFSRDWLDSRGSPRDIHARMRIHNNRVGRQIVTDNMTRKCKCHGTSGSCQFKTCWHVSPEFRLVGSILKEKFLTAIFVNSQNKNNGVFNPRTENGASGTQGGLGGGRRRIMSRELVYFEKSPDFCEHDASIDSPGTHGRICNKTSYSTDSCSSLCCGRGHNILKQTRSERCNCRFHWCCYVLCEECRHTEWVNVCK
- the wnt10b gene encoding protein Wnt-10b isoform X3 — translated: MELSNKLRWDQFLILAAALMSPAITVLCNDILSLKVAGDPVLTPNSVCLRLAGLSKRQMRMCVRNPDVTASALQGIQVAIHECQHQLRDQRWNCSSLEGFGKLPHHNSILNRGFRESAFSLALLAAGVAHSVASACSMGKLRGCGCEAKRRQDDDKIRLKLTQLQLQTLQKGGAGIDLTRSLPSELNGHHGSLPPNLHSAHPSALLKPLPDELSSMQDTWEWGGCSHDIRFGDRFSRDWLDSRGSPRDIHARMRIHNNRVGRQIVTDNMTRKCKCHGTSGSCQFKTCWHVSPEFRLVGSILKEKFLTAIFVNSQNKNNGVFNPRTENGASGTQGGLGGGRRRIMSRELVYFEKSPDFCEHDASIDSPGTHGRICNKTSYSTDSCSSLCCGRGHNILKQTRSERCNCRFHWCCYVLCEECRHTEWVNVCK
- the wnt10b gene encoding protein Wnt-10b isoform X5; its protein translation is MRMCVRNPDVTASALQGIQVAIHECQHQLRDQRWNCSSLEGFGKLPHHNSILNRGFRESAFSLALLAAGVAHSVASACSMGKLRGCGCEAKRRQDDDKIRLKLTQLQLQTLQKGGAGIDLTRSLPSELNGHHGSLPPNLHSAHPSALLKPLPDELSSMQDTWEWGGCSHDIRFGDRFSRDWLDSRGSPRDIHARMRIHNNRVGRQIVTDNMTRKCKCHGTSGSCQFKTCWHVSPEFRLVGSILKEKFLTAIFVNSQNKNNGVFNPRTENGASGTQGGLGGGRRRIMSRELVYFEKSPDFCEHDASIDSPGTHGRICNKTSYSTDSCSSLCCGRGHNILKQTRSERCNCRFHWCCYVLCEECRHTEWVNVCK
- the wnt10b gene encoding protein Wnt-10b isoform X2, whose product is MEMLGGHGHCDAGWLLLRSCHLAKRVLCNDILSLKVAGDPVLTPNSVCLRLAGLSKRQMRMCVRNPDVTASALQGIQVAIHECQHQLRDQRWNCSSLEGFGKLPHHNSILNRGFRESAFSLALLAAGVAHSVASACSMGKLRGCGCEAKRRQDDDKIRLKLTQLQLQTLQKGGAGIDLTRSLPSELNGHHGSLPPNLHSAHPSALLKPLPDELSSMQDTWEWGGCSHDIRFGDRFSRDWLDSRGSPRDIHARMRIHNNRVGRQIVTDNMTRKCKCHGTSGSCQFKTCWHVSPEFRLVGSILKEKFLTAIFVNSQNKNNGVFNPRTENGASGTQGGLGGGRRRIMSRELVYFEKSPDFCEHDASIDSPGTHGRICNKTSYSTDSCSSLCCGRGHNILKQTRSERCNCRFHWCCYVLCEECRHTEWVNVCK